The sequence CCACCTTGTTTTTTCTAGTCAccataaaatatgatttattccAAATGTAGTTGTCCAAGAATGAAAGGAACTATTCCAATTTCATCAAAGGTAAAGAATCAAAGAAAAATCTTGTCTGGATTTCATCCAAATCCTCcctgaatataatattttgaaattttattgtaCCAGACCAAAACCTTGTACATGTGGAGGTCTTCTACTATGAGAAGATCGAATGATGCATATGACTCAGAAGAAGCATATCCATGCAATGGAATGTCAATGAttataaagatttaaaatttaaaattagaaagaaaaaataaatacttctTCAAACAGAGACATCTTGTATGGATAAGTAGGCATGAAAGCATGTAAAACCatacctgaattgtattcatgAGGCTGTAGCTGCTTGGCCCTGGCCTTATCAACTAATTCCTTCCACTTTCTTGACAATGAATATATGTCCACCTGAAATACATCAACGTAAACCGTTtactattatatttattagataACTATTTATATCCAGGAAAAAGCCACATCACAGCCAAAAGTAGATTAAAAAGAACCTTATCAGCATCCTGAAGCACTGGCGTAATTAGCCCACCATCTATAGCTACAGCAACTGCAATGTTGATGCTGCTGTTATACGTAAAGCTTTTACCATCCCTACAACTAGAATTGACAACAGGATGTTTAACCAAAGCAAGCGCCGTTGCCTTTGCAAGCAATGCCGTCATGGTTACTCCCTTAGACTTGATCTAGTGAACATAATTTGCACAACTAATTAATCGTTAGAGAGAAGGTAACAGTAAAAAAAGTAACTAATTATACTATAGCGCACTTCTTATGTATCATTGAAATTAATGATGGAGTTAACTGTCTCAGAGCAAATTGAAACCACTCAGAAGATTATCAAGCACGGTCTCAAGGGGTGGCTAATGTAAATGAAAACACAATCATATTTTCATGTCAACCATCCTAATCTAAACTTCTTGCAAATGACATCATCTTCTCACAGATCAAGACGATATGTGTCAAGCAAAATGACAAACTCTGAAAATACTAAttacaaagattaaaaaaaaaatacaaacttagtggtcaaattcaaatgaaacaAACAAGAGATCATCATACTAACTTCCCACCACATCTATTCACACTATCTTCGTGCAAATATCAGATTTAAGATTTCTTGAGCAGTAGCTGaatgaaatataaaagagaaaaagttaatatttgttttgatagCTAGAAAAAGTTAACTTTCTATGCATCCAAACCAAATCTAGGTAAAAATTAATACGTCTGTCACCAGTTTAAAGCAAAATATTGCATTCTTTTAGTAGTTTACTTACAAGCGTAAAGAGCATTAGACAACAAAGAAAGATTCATCATTCCTAAAAAATACATCTTGGCCTTATAAACACCTAAGAACCATGCAGAAAACACTACGAGATTCATCATTTCATGACCGAAAGCATTACCTTCTTATAGAGAGAATCAAGTGCACCCGTTGTAATGGTGTACCCGACTCTGAAAGTTGGCACGGACAGACTCTCAACCATGTTCCTACTCACCGCAGCCTGCATTGTCGTGAAAGGCACCACAGAACCCAACTCAATCGCCGCTGCCGCACTCTTCCCCACTTCAGCCGACACGGGACCTACAGACGCCACATCCGCAgtggcagcagcagcagcagcttcAACATCCTTGGCAACAATTCTCCCCATAGGCCCGCTCCCCACCACTCTCCCCAACTCCACCTTCAGCTCCTTTGCAAGCTTCTTTGCGTATGGTGACGCAACGATCCTCTTACCTCCCTCCGACGCCGGGTGCGTGGACGCCACCGGCATCGACACAACAGGAGCCACCTTGACAGCCGCTGTCGGAACCGGATTCTCTGAAACTTTATCCGGCTCCGCAACAGCGGTTGCTGCCGtcgaagaagaggaagaagaagacgacgaaTTGGACGCTGCTTTGGACTTGGCCTCGGCGATCTCGGCCTCGGACTCGGCAAGAAGGGCGATGGCAGAGCCCACAGGGGCGACGCCGCCTTCCTCCACCATAATGGCAGCCAAGTAACCATCGTAGAAGGTCTCGACGTCCATGTCGGCCTTGTCGGACTCCACCACGACAACGCTCTCCCCTTTGGAGAGCTTGTCGCCCTCGGACCTGACCCAAGAGACGATCTTCCCCTCAGTCATGGTTGAGCTCAGCGCCGGCATGAAGATCTCCCGGATCTTTGCATCAATCCGGGCCGGGACTCTGCTGCGCTGGTGACCCGGAACCTGGAGACTGGGACTCACCCGGCGAAGGGTCGAGGAGGAGGGGATGAATGAAGTGTTGAGAAGATGAGCCATTTGGGTACTCGCTCAAAACTGTGCTCTTCGGTTTTGCAAAggagaagagaggaagagaaatgcAGGGGAGAGGAAGAGTGTGCGAGTGATCTTATCGTGGGTTGGGTTTCGATTTCTCGAATGCATCGAAAGAGGGCGGATGTTTCAACCATCTGTTACCGGTTTATGTTTATTATGACGATGTGTTTGGTTCGGTTTGGTTGAACCAAACCTTTTTCGGTCAGCACTTCATGACTTAGAttagtatattaaattatctaaTTATAACAAAGGATTAATGTCATATTCGGTAATCCGCAAAATGTCATATTCGGTCATGATTTGTGTAAATAacgtgtattttttaaaataaatataatttattattaaaaattattttttttatgtaaatttcattaaaaatgtgGCAGttgttattttatgattataaatataatttttcataattaaaaatattattttgataaaatttaaaaataattatcacTACTATTTCTGTCAACGCATAAAAACAAAGCAACTTTTGACAATAATACTTTGTGTCATGCATGAATTATGAGTTTTTAATTGTgaataagttttatttagatTGGATAGTTTATTATGTATGCAGCGATTTCtttaattgagattttttttaatgatgacttGATGCCTGGTATGAGGTGAAAACGGGTACATGCTCATCTGTAACGAAGTGCTAcagttataaagagattttataaaattaaatttataaattaatgtaatttggTGTGATACATCAAATCtatcttataataaataaaagtaattttacaatctgacgtattacattaaattcagtttgtgaatttatttttataaaaaaattttatggctaaaatatttttctaatttaaaaataaaaagaaatgattcGACAAGTTAAAAGAAGTGCAATGTAATGAATGAATACTTCAGCATGCATAAATTTCGAACTATTAATTGTGATGgcattttaattaaatggatagTTTATTATACATGAAATGACTTgtttaaattacattattaGAACCCATAGAAGGTATATGTGTTGTAGGCCGAATGGTATGTGTTAATGTCGTATTTTGTATACATTTAGGTTAAGTTCTGACAACTCGGGTCTTAAAAAATGGGCCCTACACAATGTAGAAAAGACTATAGTTTTGAGTGGGTGGCTTAGGGGCCGAGTAACCTCCGATgtcaaaattagtaaatattattGGAGGATagcaaataagtaagagagtttAGGAATTAGATATATATTCTCATACCTGTAatttgctatttatactataaacCTGATGAGTAGATACTACCTGCTACCATGACGTCTGTGTCCCCCATATTGATCATTGTGTTAGAGTGTTTAAGTGAGGCATGACTCTGTGACggcatcattaatgtggcatgttgTCCGGGTGGTGGAgccattaatgcggtgtggttaTTCGACTTCCTTCTCTTAGTCTATCTTCCTTCTGGTCCGTTTATTCTCTTTCTGTTAGTAGATCAAGGACTCCCTGTATATCACGCATGTTGTGCGGGCAGACACTCGATGACTGGACACTACTTAAGGGGGCCTCAGATAGACAAGTCTCATCCTTTGCAGCACCATCACTCCTGCAGGTTGTGTACAAGGGAGCTTTTCCATAGGCTGGGTTAGGGACTAATTACTTTGGGCCGGGCTTTTGGTCTTGCTTCCTTCCATTTGTGGGCTTCTTGGGCTTAGTGGGAAAAATCCCCTACAGTATGTTTAAGTATGAAATTAATCATTTGTTGCGAAATTGAAGAGTTTTAGTTTATGATGACTTAAGGCATGATAGATGTAAATACTAAAAAGGGCATGTGCCCACTTATGGTTTGAGAATTACATGAAATGATATGGCACGATGAAGAAAGGTAataatagatataattttagggTGTTTAACTATAGATCATAGATGATCCTCTTAACAAGTGATAGTCGCgttatcataaaatattatgtctttaaaaattaatgtgtacataacaaattttaattatatacatttttgtgataagatgagaatattgcattattcatattttgagaatacttattggttttttcattttttacattGAACAAATCATTTAAACCATTTTAGCGTTCAAAGTAAAATGAAGATATGAAGATTGGATCCCTTGACATTCTTAAAGGGAGAGGAACTAAATGTTGAATTCATAACTGGTTGAAATTTCAAGTCACATCAATTATCAAGTGCCATGTATtcatataagaaattaaaaattagaaagaaaaaaatcattaaaaagatagaaaaaaaccTAATTGCCTTGGTCGAGCCAATAATACCTAGGTTGTCACCTAGATGCAACCTAAGCAGTTTTCAAGTGGCACGATCCAATCACACCAACAATATGAGATACTTTGTCATTGGTGTTAGAGTATATTTAACTGATCACATGaaattacgtcagtttgtaaatttattttaataaaaaaattttgtagcTGTAatacttcttttaaattaatacaTTTTCCaaattgatattttatggctcAAACCGAATATTCCACAGTGGAGAGGGGCTTCTGCTATGGTCACGTCCAATGAGAGTTGTTACGCTGGTCACTCCCgctttctctttttatttagaaaaaaaaatatagttccCGAACACTTGAAATAGTAACATTTTAACATGATATTAACGATAGAATGGGCTTAATTTAATCAAAATCGAaaatatagagagagaaaagttcAAAATCTGGTTTGGCCTCAGGTTTGCTCCTCAATGGTCACCAGTTCGAGTCTCCTTAAGGCCACTAGAGGTTTATTTGGTCATTAACTTCAGAGCTCTATGAGATTAGTCGAAGTGTGCGCAAGCTGGCTCGGACACCCacagttattaaaaaaaaaaatcaaaattcaaaattaaggTATACTAAACTCCGAAAAATTACAATGACTGTTCTTTTAGTATTTAACCCAATAAACATTCcacaattttgttttaaaaaatttcctatttGTTGGAATATAGAAGATGGGCCTGCAGGCTGCGGCAACTCGGGCTGGGCTAGGCCGAGTTCCTCCCATCCTAGGCCTGTGTCCACCCCTACGAGGTTCCAGGCTTCCAGCTCCCAATTGAGGAGGTGCTGCATAAACTATAAAGACATCAGGTGGGCGTGCCGTTGGAAGATGGTGCAGATTGCGATGATTACCCATGTTCACATCCATCCTCCTCTCCCTCCCAGCCCACCACCACCAGTTTATTTCTCGTATAGGACTCTCAAATTCAaaacagcagcagcaacaattGCGAAAACGAGGAAAACGGAAGCAGCGACGCATGGTGCTATCACTCCTCCTGCTTCCGTTTCTGGGTCGTTTAATCAAGCAGCTGATGGGCAATTAGTACCCGAAAGCGAAGCGAAGAAGACAGGCAAGAAGAGGGTGTTCTTCTTGGACGTTAATCCTCTCTGCTATGCGGGAAGCACGCCTAACTTACGTTCTTTTGGTCGTTgggtctctcttttcttctctcaagtCAGCCTTAGCGACCCTGTCATTGCCGTAAGCTCTTCTCTTTAATGTCTAAGCCTGTTATTATTTGTATCTCCTCTACCGTGCACACACTCATACACAGATACAGATGGCAATTTACATATACTTTGTACTTGGACCGTGGTACATATGTTCGCAGCGTGCACACCTACATACGCACATAGACAGAATGCATTTCTGCTGGAACATTTTAGTTGTGTGCTTCAATTTTTTGATGGCACAACGAAGGTATTAATCTTATTTTGCAAATGTTCATCTGCCTCTAGGTGGCGCCAATATTAACTGTATTTTAATTGCTGAAAAAGGAAGTAACATCTTAGATCATGTCAAATTTTACTTCAATGATCTTCCAATTATGATCACAGTTAACTGTATAATTGTGATTAAAATAGAGCTCAAGATTCGAGTCTGTTTCTCATTATTTCAGGATCCTTACTATTTCCACTGCATCCCGTGTGTCACTTTTTGCAAACCTGTAATTCCTTCTGTTTTTGAAGTGAAAAGTTGGCAGCTCCTTCATCTATATCATGTAGGAGACCAAGAACATAAGACTACAAGTAAAGAGAATAAGAATATCCTTATTTAATGAAACTGATAAACGCATCCTAATTCCCTATCAAGAATTCGGATGCTTTTATCAGATTCATTAAATAAGGATGAGCTATAAAGAACTTATCTTATCCTATCAAGGACAATGGATTTGCTTTATAGTGCCTGTCACTTATTGGAATCAAATATGTGCTAGCATATGTATATAGGGTTCTAGTTCATTCACTCACTAAGTGTTAGATAATAGTGATGCTGCTGAATTGTCAATGTCAAGTTTTGTTTCCCTGTTTTCTTTTGTAGGTCGTGACAGTTGAGTGTATCTCACAGTAGATATGTTGGTATTGAAGCTGGTATCCTGATTGTCAGCACTTAACTGTTGCCTGATGTATTTGTGGAATATTGTTATGTTTGTATTATGTACAAGATTTAGAATTCGAATTCTTTCTCTTCTATGTTCTTGACCTTGTCATTAAgaaatacctataaaaaatattcttgatCTTGTCTGTCACTCTAAAGTTAGATGTTAGGATACTGTGGTTGTTCTCAGAAATGAAGATGAATTCTGACCCAAAAGATAGAAAAGACTGTAGGCTTATTTATGTTTATACTTGATAAAATATGTGGTTCAGGTTCTCGATGGGGAAGGGGGCAGTGAGCATCGCAGACAGCTATTGCCTTCATATAAAGCACACAGGAAGAAATTCGTAAGACAATTTCCAGCTTCACAAAGATTTTCAAGGGGCCATGTTGGAAGGTCGCATGGAATCATCGCTGATGTACTTGGAAAATGCAATGTTCCAGTGGGTGAATCTTCTTTATGACTATTTTTTCATGCtttgtaaattttatgaatatgcTTGATAGTCTAATAtatctacttataaaaaaaaaaaaaaagatagtctAATATATCTGAAGTAACTTTTTGTAAGGAATGTTCGCCTATTATGCTTCAATAACTTCAAAAGGAATGTTCTTCTAAACAATTTCTAATTGATAACATCTGCTGTCTTTGTTGTCTGTACAGGTTTTAGATAGACCCCGTTTGCAGATAGCTAAATAAACTTGAAAATTTGTAGTTTGTGAAACTCCTAATTGAAACCATCTTTTGAAATTAGTAATTGGAGTGAGGATCATTTACAAGTGCAAGAAAGACCACAAAATATGGCACTCAAATCTTACAATGATTCTGACTGCATATAGTTCTTGAATCTTATTGGCATAGGAAGCCTTGGTAAATGCTATAGATTATAAAAGGTGGTGGCAGCTGTGTGATGGTTTAAAGAAAATTGGTTTCTTCCTTGCTGGAGGTCCCTCAGCAAATAAAGGAATTTAAAATGGTTCTTGggagattaatttttttgacaggtaaacgattatattatattaatgagaATAGGTTTAGCCCAGGTACACAGGGGGTATACAAGAGTTAAGCCTATCTAAGAAGAAGGGAGGGaggcaagaaaatcatgaaaatctaggccattaaaatctacagcatTGGCCTAGAGAAACAAAGTTCTAACAAAAGGCCCGGTCATTGTGTTCTTGCCAAATGCACCAAAGAATACAAATAGGAATTATCTTCCACACAACTGAGATTTGTGGAACACCGGCCATACTTGACCAACATGCTAGAAGTTCGACCATTGTTGCAAGCATATCCCAGGCTAATTCTACCCTTCTGAATGCATCGATCCATAACGCTCTAGCAATCTCACAGTGTAGTAGAAGATGGTCCACTGTCTCACCTCTTTGtttacacatgcagcaccatTTAACTACTATCACCCCCCGTCTCCGTAGATTATTCATTGTCAAGATCTTTCCTAGAGATGCTGTCCATGCAAAGAATGCCACCCGAGAAGGGGCCTTGTTTCTCCAAATTCTTCTCCATGGGAAGTGATTATTCTGCGTTTGTGTGAGGGCCTTATAGAATGAATGAACTGAACATATACATTTGCTGGCCGGTTTCCTCCATAACGCATCAACTCGTTGTGTGCTCGGACTCTTGGAGTATAAGAGTTGGAAGAAGTTCACCCTAATGAAGTTCACATTCCACTAAAATACATCACCATCCATTTCCATTAGGTCCGCCACTAAAGCTTCTTTCTAACGCACGAGTGTGAACATTGTAGGGAATGAGTGTTTGAGAGCACTATCTCCACACCATATATCGTGCCAGAATTTAATTCTTGTGCCATCTCCAATCACGATTCTGGTATGACGGACAAATACTTCCCACCCTCGTCTGATGTGCTTCCACATAACCACACCataaacacccccccccccccccccccccccccccccccccccccccaaaaaaaaaacatacctcCATATTTATAGTCTATTACCAACTTCCATAAAACTTCTTGTTCTGTATTATATCAccataaccatttcccaagtaaggCCCTGTTAAACACCCTCATATTTTTAATTCCCAAACCGCCATATGAGATTGGGGAGCATCTCTTATCCCCCTTGACCAAGTGGAATTGAATTCATCCCCAAGTCCACTCCAAAAGAAATCACGCTGCATTTTCTCAATACGTGTCGCCACACTTGTCGGAATTGGAAACAATGATACGAAGTATGTAAGTAGATTagaaagagtacttttgattAGAGTAATCATTCCACCCTTCGAGAGATACAATCTCTTCCATCATGCTAATTTtcgttctattttctcaattacTGCATTCCAAATAGTTTTAGCCCTGGAAGCGGCCCCAAGGGAAGGCCAAGATAGTTCATAGGGAGAGAGGAGACCTTACAACCAAGGATGTCAGCCAACATCCGGATATTACAAATGTTGCCAATTGGAACCAACTCTGACTTGGATAAATTCACTAACAATCCCGATACCGCCTCAAAGCAAAGTATGAGTGCCCTTAATGCTTGGATCTGGTTTAGATTTGCCCCGCAGAAAATAAGgatgtcatctgcaaacaacaaatgataGATGTGAAAAGTACCTCGATGTATATTACCAACCGAAAATCCCGCCAAAAACCCCTTGTTAACCAGCGCTGAAATCATTTTGCTACATGCCTCCATCACTATgacaaagagaagtggggatAAGAGGTCTCCTTGTCTTAGACCTCGAGAGTTGTTAAAAAAACCCACTAGGCAACCATTCACTAAAACTGAAAACCGTGCCGTTGATATGCATCAGCTAATCCATGTGCACTATCTCtcccccaaaaccacatctcccgagcaaatacaacaagaaattccaattgacatgatcataagTTTTCTCCATGTCCAACTTACACAAGAGACCCAAATTgctagattttaatttattgtctaagcattcattagcaatgagTACTGAGTCCAAGATATGTCTTTCCTgtacaaaggcattttgaggttttGTAATGATCCGCCCCAACACTCCTCCTAATCTATTTGCAAgcacctttgaaataatcttatacacCCGATTCACAAGGCTAATTGGCCGGTAATCCCGAACCTCCGATGCCCCCACCTTTTTGGgaataagtgcaataaaagtggcattgaggcttttttcagattttccaaccgaaaaaaattcatgaaataccTTCATTAAGTCCTCCTTCACCACTTCCGAACAAGATTGGAAGAAGCCCATAGAAAATCCATCTGGACCTGGTGCTTGTCTTTTACCATCTTTCTCACTACTTCATGGACCTTGGCCTCCTCAAATGGCCTCTCTAGCCAAGTAGCATTCTGCTGCTCAATGGACTCAAAAGCTAGCCCGTCAATCTTTGGCCTCCACTCCATAGGCTTGGTAAGCAATTGCTCAAAATAACTAGTGACATGTTCTTGGATCTTAGGGATATTCGTGGAAACAACACTGCcaatattcatcatctcaatg comes from Juglans microcarpa x Juglans regia isolate MS1-56 chromosome 8S, Jm3101_v1.0, whole genome shotgun sequence and encodes:
- the LOC121244083 gene encoding dihydrolipoyllysine-residue acetyltransferase component 5 of pyruvate dehydrogenase complex, chloroplastic, which encodes MAHLLNTSFIPSSSTLRRVSPSLQVPGHQRSRVPARIDAKIREIFMPALSSTMTEGKIVSWVRSEGDKLSKGESVVVVESDKADMDVETFYDGYLAAIMVEEGGVAPVGSAIALLAESEAEIAEAKSKAASNSSSSSSSSSTAATAVAEPDKVSENPVPTAAVKVAPVVSMPVASTHPASEGGKRIVASPYAKKLAKELKVELGRVVGSGPMGRIVAKDVEAAAAAATADVASVGPVSAEVGKSAAAAIELGSVVPFTTMQAAVSRNMVESLSVPTFRVGYTITTGALDSLYKKIKSKGVTMTALLAKATALALVKHPVVNSSCRDGKSFTYNSSINIAVAVAIDGGLITPVLQDADKVDIYSLSRKWKELVDKARAKQLQPHEYNSGTFTLSNLGMFGVDRFDAILPPGTGAIMAVGASQPTVVASKDGRIGMKNQMQVNVTADHRVIYGADLASFLQTLAKIIEDPKDLTF